A stretch of Zonotrichia leucophrys gambelii isolate GWCS_2022_RI chromosome 19, RI_Zleu_2.0, whole genome shotgun sequence DNA encodes these proteins:
- the RILP gene encoding rab-interacting lysosomal protein has product MAEPLWRTPPARLAPPHVYRMAGALGAELRRLSARFGPDAVAGLVPPVVRLLELLEALVAPPAAEGEAPAAAPAGPQEAEEPEQRLWEAERRERALHGRLACLEEQNRQLLGQLAESQSQEDSTARKEREVMLRLKEVVDRQRDELRAQAHEIVCKSRDTEALQEQLQRFMAMNEELRHKVAVVQAQLKSALEQKSDLEAAMLQSQRETSRRSRTALESRQPEPGEEGPLSPSEEPQHQDGDRSPAHCCFSKEELQQILQERNELKTNLFLVQEELAYYQRELLNEERIPSFFLDAMKSNIKKQRKKIRAKMLGTTEESGSSDEEEGSWLPGHGTDCVDAQPPESKIRSFFGLWYQGSSKDPPTSSCSGTWEIIDSLDSQLEPEGESKAGSSCPDRATAAL; this is encoded by the exons ATGGCGGAGCCGCTGTGGCGAACGCCGCCGGCCCGGCTGGCCCCGCCGCACGTCTACCGCATGGCGGGGGCGCTGGGCGCCGAGCTGCGCCGCCTCTCCGCCCGCTTCGGGCCCGACGCCGTGGCCGGGCTGGTGCCGCCCGTGGTgcggctgctggagctgctcgaGGCGCTGGTGGCCCCGCCGGCCGCTGAGGGGGAGGCGCCGGCGGCAGCGCCGGCCGGGCCGCAGGAGGCGGAG GAGCCGGAGCAGAGGCTGTGGGAGGCCGAGCGCCGGGAGCGAGCCCTGCACGGGCGCCTGGcctgcctggaggagcagaaccggcagctcctggggcagcttgCCGAGAGCCAGTCCCAGGAAG ACAGCACGGCACGGAAGGAGCGGGAGGTGATGCTGCGGCTCAAGGAGGTGGtggacagacagagggatgaGCTCCGTGCCCAGGCCCACGAGATCGTCTGCAAGAGCCGGGACACGGAGGCG ctgcaggaacagctccagcgCTTCATGGCCATGAACGAGGAGCTGCGGCACAAGGTGGCCGTGGTGCAGGCCCAGCTCAAGAGTGCTCTGGAGCAGAAGTCAGACCTGGAGGCTGCCatgctgcagagccagagggaaacgagcaggaggagcaggacagccctggagagCCGGCAGCCAGAGCCTGGTGAG GAGGGACCCCTGTCACCTTCAGAGGAGCCACAGcaccaggatggggacaggagccctgctcactgctgcttctccaaggaagagctgcagcagatcCTGCAAGAGAGGAATGAGCTCAAGACCAACCTGTTCttggtgcaggaggagctggcctATTACCAGAG ggagctgctgaacGAGGAAAGAATTCCCAGCTTCTTCCTGGATGCAATGAAGTCAAATAtcaaaaaacagaggaaaaaaatcagagccAAAATGCTGGGAACGACGGAGGAGTCGGGGAGCAG TGATGAAGAGGAGGGCTCCTGGCTTCCAGGTCATGGCACAGACTGTGTGGATGCTCAGCCTCCAGAATCCAAAATTAGGAGCTT tTTTGGGCTGTGGTATCAGGGCAGCAGCAAAGACCCCCCcacatccagctgctctggaaccTGG